taaacgcaccattgtgcctaccgtccctgtcttgcTGTCCTATTGTACAGATTgacctgtacttactttgcttatgcttcaactctctctctctctctctctctctctctctctctctctctctctctctttctctctctcacctgcAACATGCGCGTGCAAACGCAGGCTTGTTCACACATACGCCCAAAATGCACATTGACACGTACACGTACAGCTAGTAGAGCGATACCAATATCTGCTGTCTtgtacatttttaaataaataaataaaataaaagagcaatagcatttacattaTATACCGTTTCGTAGTgctaagcggttttacagaatcagcacaattgcccccaacaatctgggttctcattttacccacctcggaaggaggggaaggctgagtcaacctggagccgacggtgagatttgaactgctgaactacagctagcagttagctgaagtaacctgcagtgctgcactctaataaataactctccctccctcctctcctttctctctttctctctttctctctcccccttctttcccctttctctctctctttctctccccttttctctctccccttttctctctctcccttttctctctctctctcccctttctttctctctccctttctctctctctcctttctttctctctttccccctttctctctctctctctctctatttatttttatttatttatttcccctttctttctctccctttatttctctctcccctttctctctctctctctccctttctctctctccctttctctctctcctttcttttttctctttctctccctttctttctttctctctctccctctttctctctctctctctttgttgcaAGCCAACATTTCATGAAAATGGACCAGTGTATTGATCTCGCCCGCTTTTAACATTTTCTGAAATTAAGTCGGTCCGGATCTATGCGGCTGGTAGAGTGGAGGCCTTAACGCGAGTGTCCGTGCGGCCGTGCCTATTTGCCACTCGCCGCTCCGGGCAATCCGGCTTAAACTTTCCTTAAACTGCCCGTCTGGAATTCCGCAGCAAAATCGGGAGAGGAGGCGGGCGGGCCTCGGAAAGGGGCTTCGACGCAAGTTTAAACACAGGCCGTTTCAGTTTTCTGGACCTACCGCTTCGGAGCACCACAAAGTTTGAAGCCGAAGAACGAAAGCAATTAGGTGACATTTGAACTTCCTGTCTGAGCAAATTTGCCCTGATTGCGAGAACTCGAGAAAGACTTGCCCTGCAATTCCGAGGAGGTGCCTTTGTCACAGAAGCCCTGACTTGAGAGCAAATAGCAGCACAAAAGCCTGCCTGAGAAAAAAGTAAATATAACCCGAACGGGGATTATGTGTGTTTCTGTTGCTTAGGTATGCTCAACGATTCTGGTAGCCAAAAGAACTTGGCCATGAAAAAGGTTAGCTGCGTTTGTTCTTCCTTGTAACAATTTGTGTCATTACTCAATAGATACATGTTTATtgtatgtgtgcatacatacacacacacacatatatgcacacacacaaacacagtatGCCTTGGGAAGGCACCCTTTCACTTAAGAGACTCCTATAATTCACAAAAGCTACTAACACAATCAAATGGTTAGTGTTAAAAATGCCATTGGATCTTTTAATGTTTTAAGAGGgctaatatactgctaaaaaaataaaaaataaagggagcactctaacacatcctagatctgaatgaatgaaatattctcattgaatatttcatttgcacaacagcaggtgaaattgactgtcaaccagcgctgcttcctaagtggacagtttgatttcacagaagttttatttcctTGAAGTTATATTACGTTGTTTAAGTGttacctttaatattttttttgagcagtgtatactagTTACTTCTCTTTTTCCTAAGTGCGAGTAGTAACACGGGAAGTTATTCTTTTCCCGACCCTATTCAGCATTTATCTTTTTAGCCCTACATTAGATGCGGCAGCCAATATAAGGTACTTGCAAACTAATCCAGAAATGAGACGCATCAGCAACACTTGTTTACACAGATGTTCAATCCAGTCAAGATCAACACAAGGAAACAGGCCAAGTATTGgaacttgtctttttttttttagtgtggagttgattttatttcaaaatgcgAATAAATGCATGTAAATAAATCTGAAAACTTCTTGGGCACGTCTCTATGGGCTCGTTTACATTTGCTTCTTTGATTTTAGTTAGCTGAATTAAACTGGGGAATTGTAGAAGAGTGTTTATACCTTTCCTTGCGTTGCTTATCTATATGTAacaaggacattttcccttccgtCTTGAATAAATGCTCCTATCTCAACACAGtgatacactgctaaaaaaataaagagaacactcaaagaacacatcctagatctgaatgaatgaaatattcccattgaatactttgttctgtacaaagttgaatgtgctgacaacaaaatgaaattgattgtccatcagtgttgcttcctaagtggacagtttgatttcacagaagtttgatttacttggagttatattgtgttgtttaagtgttccctttattattatttttagcacTATGTGTTCATCTACTGGAGACCTACAAGAGCTTCACTATAAATGAACCTAGGCTTCTGCTTTTGAAACAAAAGTGCTCCCCAAACTGATTCTATCTACATAGTCTGATTGATGGTAGTATCAGACATGGTCTGATATATGATAATATCTACATGGTTGCCAATATGTTGGTTCATACTATCATACAAACTAATATAATCAATTATTTTTATCACATTTGTTTCCAAAATAAAGGGTtgccatgaaaatatttttattggaagaaaatattgcatttctttcccctttcaaTTTATATCTCCTTTATAATTAAACAATAAAACGTATGAGAGAGAAATTTACTTGGGGAAATCCCTTGTTGCTCAATCATGAAATTCCAAGTTAAACTCACTCCCAGGTAATAAAGCCTGTGCAGACAAAACTCTGGCCACCAGAAAGTTTGGTCAAACATCTTTCCTGAAAAATGTATCTGATACATAAAATTTGAGACAGGTTTTCACATCATGGGGATCAATGGCTTCTTAGACTTTGAAGGCAATGTAACTGTGTTTGAAGGCCATCTGCTGGGCTTTCTTGTACAGCTGGTTGGCTAGTGTAAGACCACACCGCTAGACTCATGGGCCCAGGTTTTGATCCAATAGGATTATGCTTATATTTTTACTTGATGCCTTTAAAAGGGGAAGGCCCTGCAGCTAGGTGAAAAATAACACTAGGTCAAAGAGAGAGGGTATTTATTTAGAATCAAGTTTCCACCTAGGCCATTACCCCCTAAACCATTTATAACATTTATAAGCATCACCCAACAGTGTGCATGAAGACAGGCATTGTATTAGCACAACAGCCCAGCGATGTTATGATATAATCTCAGCAActggtttggtcccacagagtcggccttctccaggtcccgtcaaccagacaatgacgcttggtggggccaaggggaagagccttctctgtggggggcccagccctctggaaacagctcccccccccaagattcgcactgcccccacccttctcgcctttcgcaagagtcttaagactcacttatgttgccaggcttagGGCAATTAGGTCTTGgtcccctggccaataaatgtgaagTATGGCTGTGATCTgaatttgtatgattggtttttaatataCTATTGGTATTTTAGGTTAtgcagttttaattaattagatttgtctttagtatttattgttttatattatatgctataagccgccccaagtcttcagagaggggcggcatacaaatctaataaataaataaataagtaagtaagtaaataaataatttaggagagaggtcttcaaacctggcaactttaacttcaactcccagaattctccagccagcattgtttgaagtccacaagccttaaaagttgccaaatttgaagacatCTGACCTAGGACTTCCTTTCGAAGCCTATCAGTCAAAGACCAGGGAATTAAGGCAATTGGTGATCCTCAACAAAAGCAAATTCGTGCCTTTTTTTCTGAATCTCTTCCCCTTTTGATGAAAAAACTCTAAGACGTTTTCGAAGGTTCCAGCATTGATTAGTCAGCaaagaaataatattttactgaaagagtaatagatgcttggaataaacttccagcagatgtgattggtaaatccacagtaattgaatttaaacaagactgggataaacatagatccatcctaagataaaatacaggaaatggtataaggacagattagatggaccatgaagtctttttctgccgtcaaccttctatatttctatgaaacCACTGGGAACCccattccaccaccaccaccatcaccgcaGCCCACCCAACAGACTGTAGAACCTCTGGAAGGGTTGGGCTTCGAGGGTTCGGTTGACCAATCCTGGTCTCCAGTCTTCAACCTCTTACCTTGATCCGTTATGGACCTAATTCCCAAGATGTCAGTGACGGAGTGAGAGGAGGGCCAGGTCCGAGGCATGTGGACGGCGCTGTGGATGGTGGGCATGCCGGGCGGGGTAGGCCCCTTGGCACCTGCCGCAGCTATGGGGCTGGGGTACGAATAGATGTGGTTGTAAGGCAAGGCCGGCTGCGGAGCCGCCTGGTGCTGCTTGTAAGCCTCGTAGTGATTCTGCTGCGAAAGATTCCCGATCTTGTTGCGCAGAATCCGGCTGATGGAACTGACCGAGGGCACGTTGTATTTGTCGCACACGCCGTCGGCCAGGAGCCGGTCCCGGATCTCCCAAGCAAAAATGCCCGGGTCCCTTTGCTTGTAAGTCCGGATGTGCTTGACCACCGTCGGCGTGGTGACTCGGGGTTTGCTCCCTCCGATGGCCCCGGGTAAGATGGAGCCCGTCTCGTTGTAGCGGGCCAGGATCTTGCTGACGCAGCCGTGGGAGACGCGCAGCTGCCGGCTGATGTCGCACGGTCGGATGCCCAGCTGAGCTAGTTCCACAATCCGGAGCCGGATGGCGTTGGGCAAAGGGCGGCCGTTAACGAAGACCCCGCCGAGCTGGTTGACCTCACCGAAGGCTGGCTCTGCAAAAACGAAGAGAAGCGAGCGGGCGCGTTGGAAGAGGCGGCCGGAGTAGTCTGGCCAGATTTGAGCCGGACGCAGTGACCCTGGAtggagaggtcttcaaacttggccacaaAGTTTGAAGAGATCGTCAAACTTGGCCACTGAGTTTGAAGAAGTGTTCGAACTTGGCCACCAGGTTTGAAGAAGTCTTCGAACTTGGCCACCAGGTTtgaagaggtcttcaaacttggccaccaAGTTGgaaaaggtcttcaaacttggccactaaGTTGGAAGAGGTCTTCGAACTTGACCACCGAGTTGGAAGAGGTCTTTGAACTTGGCCAACGAGTTTGAAGAGGTCTTTGAACTTGGCCACCAGGTTTGAAGAGGTCTTGGAACTTGGCCACCACGTCTgaagaggtcttcaaactcggcaactttaagactttggggacttcaactcccagaattctccagccagcagaattctgggagttgaagtccccaagtcttaaagttgccgagtttgaGGACCCCTACCCGGACATCGGATTGCCAAACGCTCGAGGCGCATCTCCTTTCCGGGTTGAGGTTTGATCTGCTCGCCACTGCCTGGGAAGCAAATCCGGCCCAGATCCCGCGGCCTTTGGACTCGTAGTAAAGGACGCACCTAGCTTACCTTCCGCCTTCAAGGAGCTTGTCCTCGCAGGCTTCTTCTACTCGCGGCCCTTTGAATTTCCCGAAGGATTTTCTCTCGAGTGCAACTGACCGTTTCGGACAGCAGCCCACCGGGCGACCGTCCCTTACCAACTTcttgcctcggtggtgcagtggttagagtgcagcaccgcaAGCTACTTTCTgccgatcaccggctgccagcagtttggcagatcgaatctcagtaggctcaaggtcgactcagccttccatccttccgaggtcggtaaaatgacgatccggattgttgggggcaattgtgctaactctctgtaaactgcttagagcttagagcaaagcaccgtgaagcggtaaaTACTACTGCTATCGCTGTTGCCAAGCCTCGCAGGACCCTGAGTCCCGCACATTTCGAGAGGAAGCCACTCCAAACACATTCCCCCGGAGTCACTCGCGGgatgagagggggggggagtggggaggTAGGACAGCCGAGGCGTTCCTTGGAAATCAGTCCAGCTGAAAAACTTGAGCGGGATTTGCTTAGTCAACGCGCCGTTGGGGCTGCCAGGCTCTTCCTTCACCTCTCGAGGCGAACTTTTCTAGCGGAGCGCCTAAAGAAAGTGAAATTCACTTTCCCCAAAGAGAAAGTGGGAAGTGGCCCCTGATTGCGGGGACTACTTTCTTCCCATCCCGGGAAtgtccccccacccccgccgAAATACAAccagctttggggggggggggagaaagaagtagagagagaaggagagagagaggagagagagagaaagagaggagagagagagaaggagagagaggagagagagggaaaaaagagagaaggagagagagagaagagagagaagaagggagggagagagagaaggagagagagaggagagagagaaggagagagagagagagaaggagggagggagagagagaagaagagagagagagagaagagagagaaggaaggacggagagaaaaggagagaggggggggttcGGGGGTTCCAGAAGCTTGGGGGGTCGGTCAGATGCCCTCCGCACCAGCCCCAATCCTCTGGGCTCGCCTTCTCCAGCACTGACG
This genomic window from Erythrolamprus reginae isolate rEryReg1 chromosome 1, rEryReg1.hap1, whole genome shotgun sequence contains:
- the PAX9 gene encoding paired box protein Pax-9 isoform X2, translating into MEPAFGEVNQLGGVFVNGRPLPNAIRLRIVELAQLGIRPCDISRQLRVSHGCVSKILARYNETGSILPGAIGGSKPRVTTPTVVKHIRTYKQRDPGIFAWEIRDRLLADGVCDKYNVPSVSSISRILRNKIGNLSQQNHYEAYKQHQAAPQPALPYNHIYSYPSPIAAAGAKGPTPPGMPTIHSAVHMPRTWPSSHSVTDILGIRSITDQVSDSSPYHSPKVEEWSSLSRSGFTAQHVAVNGLDKGSLEHETKYSQTASPSSMEDITWSGNAWKQTTKLKEHQRFGLGEGQISAPPAGTKLPSNRRKLCLCTNNGTLSRSSPGVSLYGVQCCSFWLRR
- the PAX9 gene encoding paired box protein Pax-9 isoform X1; the protein is MEPAFGEVNQLGGVFVNGRPLPNAIRLRIVELAQLGIRPCDISRQLRVSHGCVSKILARYNETGSILPGAIGGSKPRVTTPTVVKHIRTYKQRDPGIFAWEIRDRLLADGVCDKYNVPSVSSISRILRNKIGNLSQQNHYEAYKQHQAAPQPALPYNHIYSYPSPIAAAGAKGPTPPGMPTIHSAVHMPRTWPSSHSVTDILGIRSITDQVSDSSPYHSPKVEEWSSLSRSGFTAQHVAVNGLDKGSLEHETKYSQAPSCLPTVGSFVSAPTMAPYPAAAQVSPYMAYSAAPSGYVGSHGWQHAGGTPLSPHNCDIPASLAFKGMQAARESSHSITASAL